The Streptomyces sp. SS1-1 genome has a segment encoding these proteins:
- a CDS encoding DUF2079 domain-containing protein translates to MPTRAASATPDVSTDPAIPGTDPRAGESSPAGAGRWDPWVLALTLFAGYAVVSVGRYRHLGQRSWDLGIFEQVIRSYAHLQAPVADLKGPGFNILGDHFSPVTVLLAPLYRLFPSSVTLLVAQAALFALSAVPVARAAARLLGRGRGLAVGVSYGLSWGIQQAVDFDFHEICFAVPLLAFALEAVLARRWRAALLWALPLVLVKEDLGFTLSALAVVVAWRARDASPRAARYAVGVAAFGAVAVAVTLLVLIPAFNSAGSYDYWNKVGESGGGGPLDGLDTKLRTLGWILIPTTGLLALRSPLLLVALPTIGWRFVSSYPQYWGTDWHYSAVLMPVAALALVDAVHTSRHSPRPWLRSYAQHLPAAVAGASLALTTSLPLAAVTESEIYRKPERVTAIERLLAEVPDGASVEANIAPISRLTSRCRVFWVSNTQGVDPDYIALDNSRKRYRDVEAYARTLHPGARYGVQGTAYGVVLLERQGR, encoded by the coding sequence ATGCCCACCCGCGCCGCCTCCGCGACACCGGACGTCTCCACGGACCCCGCGATACCGGGAACCGATCCGCGTGCCGGGGAGTCGTCGCCGGCCGGGGCCGGGCGGTGGGACCCCTGGGTGCTGGCCCTCACGCTGTTCGCCGGATACGCCGTCGTGTCGGTCGGGCGGTACCGCCATCTGGGGCAGCGCTCGTGGGACCTCGGCATCTTCGAGCAGGTCATACGCTCCTACGCGCACCTCCAGGCGCCGGTCGCGGATCTCAAGGGGCCGGGGTTCAACATCCTCGGCGACCACTTCAGCCCGGTGACCGTGCTGCTCGCGCCGCTCTACCGGCTGTTCCCGTCCTCCGTCACCCTGCTCGTCGCGCAGGCGGCGCTGTTCGCGCTGTCGGCCGTCCCGGTCGCCCGGGCCGCCGCCCGCCTGCTGGGCCGGGGGCGCGGGCTTGCGGTCGGCGTCTCCTACGGGCTGTCCTGGGGCATCCAGCAGGCCGTCGACTTCGACTTCCACGAGATCTGCTTCGCCGTGCCGCTGCTCGCGTTCGCGCTGGAGGCGGTCCTGGCCCGGCGCTGGCGGGCCGCCCTGCTGTGGGCGCTGCCGCTGGTGCTCGTGAAGGAGGACCTGGGGTTCACGCTGAGCGCGCTGGCCGTGGTCGTCGCCTGGCGGGCGCGCGACGCCTCCCCGCGCGCGGCCCGGTACGCGGTCGGCGTCGCCGCGTTCGGGGCGGTGGCCGTCGCCGTCACGCTGCTGGTGCTGATACCGGCGTTCAACTCGGCGGGCTCCTACGACTACTGGAACAAGGTGGGCGAATCGGGCGGCGGGGGGCCGCTGGACGGCCTGGACACCAAGCTCCGCACCCTCGGCTGGATCCTGATACCGACGACCGGGCTGCTCGCCCTGCGCTCCCCGCTGCTGCTCGTGGCGCTGCCCACGATCGGGTGGCGGTTCGTCTCCTCGTACCCGCAGTACTGGGGTACGGACTGGCACTACAGCGCCGTCCTGATGCCGGTCGCCGCCCTCGCGCTCGTCGACGCCGTGCACACGTCCCGGCACAGCCCCCGCCCATGGCTGCGGTCGTACGCCCAGCACCTCCCGGCGGCCGTCGCGGGCGCCTCGCTGGCGCTGACGACCTCGCTGCCGCTGGCCGCCGTGACCGAGAGCGAGATCTACCGCAAGCCGGAGCGGGTCACCGCGATCGAGCGGCTGCTCGCCGAGGTCCCGGACGGCGCCTCCGTGGAGGCGAACATCGCCCCGATCAGCCGCCTCACCTCGCGCTGCCGGGTGTTCTGGGTGAGCAACACCCAGGGCGTCGACCCGGACTACATCGCCCTGGACAACTCCCGCAAGCGCTACCGCGACGTCGAGGCGTACGCCCGCACCCTGCACCCCGGCGCCCGGTACGGCGTCCAGGGCACGGCCTACGGGGTCGTCCTGCTGGAGCGCCAGGGCCGGTGA